GATAATGTTGGGGCATTGGTGGACGGCGCCATCTTTACTCGCCCGCCGAAGGAAAAAAAGTACACCGCACTATTTATCACTGGTCGCGACCTGGCCGAGGGCCAGGCGCTATTGAAAGCAGTGCAAAAGAAATTCTTTGCCGATTTTCGGGTTTCAGTCATGTTGGACAGCAACGGCAGCAATACCACAGCGGCAGCAGGTGTCGCACTGATGTCACACGCGGGAACGCTCGCGGGGAAACGTGCGGTCGTGCTAGCCGGGACTGGCCCCGTGGGCCAGCGTGCCGCGGCACTGCTGACAAAAGAAGGCGCCGAAGTCACACTCACCTCGCGCAAACAGGCGCGGGCAGAGCGTGCGTGTCAATTGATGAAGAAGCGCTTCGGCGTTTCAATCACCCCACTGGAAGCCTTCGACATTGACGCCAGAAGCGCCGCGCTGGAGGGTGCGCACATTGTCTTTGGGGCAGGCGCGGCCGGCGTGCAGTTGCTGGAAGAAAAGCACTGGCAGCAAAACCCCACGATAGAGATAATGGCAGACACCAATGCCCAGCCACCACTCGGCTTCGAAGGGGTCGACATGATGGACAAAGGTGCCGAACGGCAAGGAAAGATCGTATTTGGTGCAATCGGTGTCGGTACCCTCAAGTTAAAACTCCATCGAGGCTGCATTCCCAAACTGTTCGAAAGCCACGACCAGGTATTCGATGCCGAGGAGATCTACGCCTTGGCCAAAGCAATGGTTTGATGCCCTCTTACCAGACCCACACGCCGAACCAGCGCCGCATTACGTGTTTTTTGATTTGAATCTTGGACCTTGGTACAGAAATCAGTCACCACCCAAGAGCGGGTAGCCGTGCAGGCCCTGCTGTGTAAATCGCGTACGTAACCCAATGTGTGGACGTTTCGCCCTGGCCACAGATCCGGAGAGGTTAGTCAGCCTCTTCGACGTCGAGCGAGTACCTGAACTTAAGCCGCGCTATAACATTGCGCCTGGCCAGGACATTGCGGCGATCCGAGTGAGTCAGGAGGGACAACGGGAGATAGTACTGCTGCGCTGGGGGCTGATCCCTTCGTGGTCAAAAGACCCACGGATCGGGGCACGGTTGATCAACGCCCGTTCTGAGACGGTGGCGGAAAAACCGGCCTTTCGCACCGCGTTCCAGCGCCGGCGCTGCCTCGTTCCCGCGGACGGATTTTATGAATGGACAAAACAAGGGACAACTAAGGCACCCTATTACATCTCGGGGCGCGAAAAAGTGCCGTTTGCGATTGCCGGCCTATGGGAATCCTGGACCGGTGGCCCCGGTGAGCCCATCCAGTCGTGCACACTGGTTACTACCGAGGCAAACTCGTTTATTCGCAAACTACATCCGCGTATGCCTGTGATCTTGAAGCGCTCGGACTATGCAAACTGGCTTGATCCAGAAAACCATGATACCGAGGCACTGCGTTCGCTTTTGCAACCGGCGCTACGAGCTTCACTTACGGCGCACGCTGTCAGCACGCACGTCAATAGCCCCAAAAATGACGATGCCGAGTGCATCGCACCGTTACCTGCAACGTGATTCCCATTCAACATATTAGAACTGACTGATCACAGGAGGAGACCGGCCCGTGAATCAAACGCCAATGAGGCAACCCAAAAAAACCTGGGCCATCCTGGTGCTGGCGCTTTTTGCAGCTCCCGTTGTGTCGGACACATTTGAGGAAGGCAAGACCGCCTACCGGGCAAAAGATTATGAGCGGGCCTTTAAAATCCTCAAGCCGTTGGCAGAAGAGGGTGATCCAGAGGCGCAAAAAACCATTGGCCTGATGTATGAATACGGGCGCGGCATTTCGAAGGATGAAAGTGAGGCGATCGCCTGGTATACAAAGGCCGCCCTCCAAGGGGATCCTGTGTTGCAACACGATCTCGGTATCAAATATTTCACTGGGCAAGGCGTTTCCCAGGATTATGAGGCGGGGGCAAAGTGGTGGCAAATGGCGGCTGATGCAGGCCTTGCCAAATCGCAGGCCAACCTTGGAATCATGTACTACCAGGGTCTCGGTGTTGAAAAAAACTACGTTGAAGCAGCCAGACTATTCAGGGCTGCTGCCGAACAGGACCTCGCACAAGGGCAATACAACTTGGGCTTAAGCTACGAAAAAGGCAACGGTGTGCCACAAGATTATGCCGAAGCGCTAACGTGGTACGAAAAGGCCGCCAATCAAGAACTGGCGCTCGCCCAATACCGCCTCGGGATCATGTATGAACATGGCTATGGGACAGAGAAAAATGCGCAAGAGGCGGCCAGATGGTACCAGCTTGCGGCCGATCACGGACTTGAACAGGCCGAACAAGCCGTCAAAATGCAAGAGCGCGAGGCGCCACCACCGCCTCCCCAAAAGGAAGCTGCCGGCACACGGAGCAAGACGTTAAACGGTGACGACTGGGTGCGCGCACAGGACCCGAGCCACTATACTTTGCAACTGACGAACGTTGGCAATGAAAAAGCGGTTGTCAAGTTCATCAAACAAAACGGGCTTGAGCATGAGGCCGTTTATATTAAGCTCAGTGTAGATGGGGTCACGCGCTTCGCTGCACTCTACGGTATCTATCGGACGCACGATGAGGCGGACAAGGCCCGCGGGACATTGAAGGCGCCTCTTCGCGAAGCGCGGCCGTGGATCCGAAATTTCGGCGAGCTACAAGCACTGATCCGGCCATAGAATGCAATATGTCAAAAAGGTGTTTTTAACCGGGCGCTGGGGCTTGAAACAAACGCGGGTTCGCCCACTTAGATAGCAGTATTTGAAGACAATATCCTGCAGACCCAATATCGCATGAACTCGAACCCAATTTAATCTGGAATCACTAACATGACAGCTTTCCAAGACGTCCTGAGCGCATCGCAGGAACAGCTTGTCAATATATTTTACAAGCTGGAAACCGACGATCGCGAAGACACAAAAAAGAAGCACTCGCGGATTGCAAAAAAGCTCAAGCTTAATCCGACCCAATTGGTTTGTGCCTTGGGGTTTAACAGGGGTACACGCGATTTAACTGAGATCCTGGCTCTCCTGGATTTTGACTCGTTTGAGGAACTCGCCAAAAAGCGAAACGAATTTTTCATTAATGACATCTATAAGCAACTGTCATTAGACAATGTTTTATCTATCTACTCAGTGGTTAAAGATGATGCGGATTCCGTCCAGATCATGCAATATCTTCTCATGAGCCGCTTACAGAACATTGAGAGTCGCATCGAACAGACCGTTAATTCGCTCACCATCGAAAAATACAAAGCTGAAATGAGAGCGGTCTATGCAGATGGAATTGCTCAGATTGACTTCGCCGAAGAACGACTTAATCCAACGAACAGCGGTTTTCGAGCGTTGCTCAACGAAGTCAGCGTCATTGTTGACACTAAATTGATCCCCGTCGGTGATATTTTTTTCAGGGATAGCATCTTGCCGGAAGAAAAGCGAAAGCTTCTTATCAAAGGACTGATACCGAGAGATCTGATCTGCAGCCGCCTTGAGGATCAAACCATCTCCCGGCAGGAGCGCACCATGTTGGAAGAGTATCTGCGCCAGATGGGAAAGGAACAATCGGGGCCGAGGCAATAGAACCCATGTCCAATGGCAGCCACCCTTGCCATTGAGTTAACTTGTCGGTGAGCATTGGGTGACACCCTATTTCTTCGGATATTTTTCTGCAAACTCGCTCGCTAGCTTGTTCCCGTCCTCGCGTTCATCCGGGGTCATTTCATCTTTGATGAGAACGCGATTCATCTTCGCCGTCTCATTCCCGCCCTCAGCAGCCATATTTAACCAAGCGTAGGCCTGTACCCGGTCTTGGGGCACACCGCGGCCTTGGGCGTACATGAAACCCAAGTTGTTTTGTGCGTCCAGGTGCCCTTGCTCGGCAGCCAGACGATACCACTTTGCCGCTTGTGCAAGGTCCGGGGTGGTGTTGATGCCTTCATCGTATTGAACGCCTAGCGTGAACTGTGCTTCAGGCAATCCCTGGTCCGCCGCTTTCCCATACCATTTAATCGCTTCGGCCGAGTCTTGTTCGACGCCTTCACCTTTGTCATACGCAAAGGCGAGATTGTATTGTGCTTTTCGATGTCCTTGCTCCGACGCCTTGCGGTACCAATGTGCGGCTTGAGCGTGGTCTTGTGAGACCCCCTGCCCTTCGTCGTACATGATGGCAATGGCGAACTGGGAATTGATTTCCCCTTCCTCCGCCAAGATCTTGAACTCGTCAAATGCCGTGTGAAAGTCGCCCTGACTGTAAGCAGTTAAGGCCGTATAGAAGTCTGCCGCCAACGCGGTGGATGAGCAGAAGAATAAAACAACAACGAAAAGCGACCGTTTCATTTGAAAAATGGCGCCACGACG
This portion of the Gammaproteobacteria bacterium genome encodes:
- a CDS encoding tetratricopeptide repeat protein, which encodes MKRSLFVVVLFFCSSTALAADFYTALTAYSQGDFHTAFDEFKILAEEGEINSQFAIAIMYDEGQGVSQDHAQAAHWYRKASEQGHRKAQYNLAFAYDKGEGVEQDSAEAIKWYGKAADQGLPEAQFTLGVQYDEGINTTPDLAQAAKWYRLAAEQGHLDAQNNLGFMYAQGRGVPQDRVQAYAWLNMAAEGGNETAKMNRVLIKDEMTPDEREDGNKLASEFAEKYPKK
- a CDS encoding SOS response-associated peptidase, encoding MCGRFALATDPERLVSLFDVERVPELKPRYNIAPGQDIAAIRVSQEGQREIVLLRWGLIPSWSKDPRIGARLINARSETVAEKPAFRTAFQRRRCLVPADGFYEWTKQGTTKAPYYISGREKVPFAIAGLWESWTGGPGEPIQSCTLVTTEANSFIRKLHPRMPVILKRSDYANWLDPENHDTEALRSLLQPALRASLTAHAVSTHVNSPKNDDAECIAPLPAT
- a CDS encoding NADP-dependent methylenetetrahydromethanopterin/methylenetetrahydrofolate dehydrogenase; its protein translation is MKKLLFQFDTDPIPNVFDTVVAYDGGADHVTSYGGLTPDNVGALVDGAIFTRPPKEKKYTALFITGRDLAEGQALLKAVQKKFFADFRVSVMLDSNGSNTTAAAGVALMSHAGTLAGKRAVVLAGTGPVGQRAAALLTKEGAEVTLTSRKQARAERACQLMKKRFGVSITPLEAFDIDARSAALEGAHIVFGAGAAGVQLLEEKHWQQNPTIEIMADTNAQPPLGFEGVDMMDKGAERQGKIVFGAIGVGTLKLKLHRGCIPKLFESHDQVFDAEEIYALAKAMV